Genomic window (Drosophila sulfurigaster albostrigata strain 15112-1811.04 chromosome 2R, ASM2355843v2, whole genome shotgun sequence):
tttcattaatgtaattttttatcTTCATGATGTCCGTATAAATGGCAGGCGTCGAAGTATTCTGGCACGTGAAGCCAATCGAAGCAATGCCACAGAGTTCTTGTTTGTAAACCAGCGGCGAGCCGTCGTCGTAGAGGCAATCTCGACGATCCTTCGGTTGAACTACGCACAGAATCGTATCCGATAGAAATCCAGCTTTGTACTTCGTTGCACATTCCTCCTTATTCTGAAACGGAACAACTACAGTCCTCGGGTTCGTTGATGGTTTCTGCACAACGATGCTGCTATATCCCCAGCCGAATGTATTATAAAAGATGCCCGTATCTGGCGGAGTATCGCACAGCTTGATAAACTCGGTCAATCTGCCTTTGATCGGCATTCGCAATAGAATCAGTGCTATATCCGATTTAGTTTGGCCAGCCACAAAATCATCAGGAATATAAACGTACTCGACTTCGGCAAAATTTTCGGTCTCATCTTCTTTGAAGGCGGTACCCTCGGCAGTGACGCCAGACGGATTCCAACGGAATGGTTCCATACAATTGGCCGATGAGATAACCAAATGATGCGAGTAGTAGGCACCACAGCAAGCAAATGCACCATCGGCATTTGTGATCCGAATCAGCCATCCGCCCATATTCGGTCCCGTATTCGATTTCATGCCACCCCACAGTCGGTTTGccacttttacttttcttgTGATTGATTTGCGATATATTTTACACCATATCGATGATAGTGTACATAGAAATAACActgacaacaataataatcgCGCTCTCATTTCAACAAGTGTTTATCTATAACTGTTGCGAAATTTACTGTTTCGTTAACCATGTAGAACTTATTTGTATTAGATTCGGTTTTATTTGGGTATTAGCCGATTCGAAGTAGTGTTGTGTAAGATTGACCTTTCGAAGCTGCGATTTGGTTTCAAAGAAGGTTTTACAAAAATCAATCTATAGAATCAGACCGCCGACTGCCTCTCACTTCTTCATCAATCTTCTCGATAAATTCCTTAACTTGATTGATATTGGTATAAACGCCCGGCTTACTGGGATCCACACAAGTTGAGTCGATAGACACAATGCCACAAAGTTGATTGTTCCAAACCAATGGACAGCCAGGATCATAGAGACACTGTCTACGATCGGTGGGATGTGTTACACAGAACACACTCTTGGAGATTGTTACTCGACGATATTTCGAAAATTTCTGTTTACACATATTAATGTCCTGAACGGGCACAGTGGAATTTCTGGGATCCAATGAGGGAGCTTGTATCGAGAAACTGCTGTAGCCCCAACCAAATGATGTCATCATCATGGAATCGTTAATATCCTGTTCGCATAGCTTTATAAACTCGGTCAATTTGCCTTTGATGGGACGTCTCAGTCTGATCACAGCGATGTCCATTAAATTCTTCGTCACTTTGAATTGGTCGGGAATGTAAACCGTTTCAATAAATGAGAAATTATCTTCACCATCCAGCATGGC
Coding sequences:
- the LOC133836442 gene encoding seminase-like translates to MRARLLLLSVLFLCTLSSIWCKIYRKSITRKVKVANRLWGGMKSNTGPNMGGWLIRITNADGAFACCGAYYSHHLVISSANCMEPFRWNPSGVTAEGTAFKEDETENFAEVEYVYIPDDFVAGQTKSDIALILLRMPIKGRLTEFIKLCDTPPDTGIFYNTFGWGYSSIVVQKPSTNPRTVVVPFQNKEECATKYKAGFLSDTILCVVQPKDRRDCLYDDGSPLVYKQELCGIASIGFTCQNTSTPAIYTDIMKIKNYINEIENTIRKDSKGRKMVRTLWGENNY
- the LOC133836760 gene encoding seminase-like — protein: MRLYIWQCLLLFNWTSVVLSKVYKFPINTKTAINKRQWTRSTHDDLGGWLVRIVNGNGHFACCGAYIAPLLVVTSANCIEPYRNNLADASAEGIAMLDGEDNFSFIETVYIPDQFKVTKNLMDIAVIRLRRPIKGKLTEFIKLCEQDINDSMMMTSFGWGYSSFSIQAPSLDPRNSTVPVQDINMCKQKFSKYRRVTISKSVFCVTHPTDRRQCLYDPGCPLVWNNQLCGIVSIDSTCVDPSKPGVYTNINQVKEFIEKIDEEVRGSRRSDSID